From Ictalurus punctatus breed USDA103 chromosome 2, Coco_2.0, whole genome shotgun sequence:
AATGaatttccaacctcaatccagactgcagaatctgtcaccatcttcaagaaacagctaaagacccacctcttccgtgaacacctaaccaaccccttaaaaaaaaaaaaaaaagttactctggcacttacacctctattctgtgcactttgcttctggaactcaattaatggatcttgtatggtagcactacttgcattgttctttgcttgatatatcactttgattgtattttctcatttgtaaatcactttagataaaagtatctactaaatgaataaatgtaaatgtaaatgtagattgTACAGATCCACTAACATGAACCAGTCTTGTGGCTTATCACAGACAATAAGTCTTCTGTCATAGGTATTCTTTAAAACAAGAACAGTTAGCAACATCTGGTTTCTGTTACTCCTTTCTGATTCATTGGCTTACAGAAATTGCCCCACTTAAATTAAGCTGcctttatgtttgttttgtagCTCACAATAAATGTAGACTCTCTTGCCAGGTCTACATTACTACATGCATTGAGAAGGCAAGGCAATGTATGCCCCTCCTGATGCTGAGCACAAGGCTTGCTCATTCTCTGGCAATAGGTATGTTCCTGTGACCCTAAAATGGTACAGTGCTGATGAGCTGTGATTACTTTATGACATTATGATCTCTTCCCAGATGGGCTGCTGCATATggcttttattataattttttttttgttttgttagatttcatttgtttatttaagccatattgttttaaatatgaGCGGCCCCACTTTAATTAAGCTTCCtttatgtttgttttgcagCTCACAATAAATGTCCTGTGGCAACACAAGACATTTCAgttttttatatttctattttCACGTCCTCAATCAAGGACTAAAATTACATTTCAGTTCTATGTTTGGCAAATTGCTTAGCTAGGTCATGTGACCTAGACAATTAAGAGCATTAAGCACTTGGTCCAATCAAATGCAAGGGGCAGTAAAATTCTAATTGCTGTCATCTGTTAGGCAGCCCAATTAGTAACTCAACAGGCTCAGAAGAAAATCAGGATGTTTAGAAACGCTTGAATACCTGTCTGCATAAATAGGAGGTGATCTCAGTGTACTGGTATATTTTCAGGTGTCTGTTAACAGCAATGGGTTTCAACCAAGTGGGATTTGCGGTGCTGTTGCTATTGGCAGTTGGGTTTTCAGCAGCACAACGGCCAGAATTGAGGAATGTTCTTGCTGGATTTCACCCTAACAAGCCAGGTCACCCTTCACTGCAAATGAGTGTTGGATTGCCTTCTCAGTGGGCACAAAGTGGAAGTCCTGCTGTAGCCCCACTTGGGCTGCATCTTCAAAATCCTTCAGATGCTCAAGCCCAGCCAGTGAAGAAATTGACTTGGCGTTTTCCAGCAGCACCACAAATCCCAACCCCACCAGCAGCACCACAAATCCCAACCTCACCAACACCAGTGCACTTGGCAACACCATCTGAAGTTGCTCCTACCCAGGGTGTAACAGCAAGGTGCAATGAGACTGCAGTGTATGTAGAGGTGAGAAAAGACCTGCTTAGTACCAGTGCACCCCTCAATATTGCTGCTCTCACACTGGGTGGCTGTGCTGCCAAAGGGGTGGATGTTTCTTCTCAAGTCCTTGTCTATGAATCCCCATTGCATGGCTGCAACAGCACGTTGACCGTGAGTCTTTTACTGCTAAATAACTTTGTTGTGATTTAAGCTCACTATCGGACCTCAACTTACGTTTACATCTCTCATTCAGGTGACTACAAATGAGCTAGTCTACATCTTCAACCTTAGTACTGCTTCAGCTCCTTTAAGTAGTAGTCCCGTTCTAAGAAGTACTGCTGTTAAGATTCTCATTGAGTGTCACTATCTGAGGTATTGCTCCATTCCAAAAAATCTGTTTGGGATTACTTGGGAAGATGTGCTGATTTTGTGAGGGTCCTGTTTTGAATGCTTTCCAGATTCCACAATGTGAGTAGCAGTGTTCTCCTGCCTGCTTGGATTCCATATGCTTC
This genomic window contains:
- the LOC108259456 gene encoding zona pellucida sperm-binding protein 3 codes for the protein MGFNQVGFAVLLLLAVGFSAAQRPELRNVLAGFHPNKPGHPSLQMSVGLPSQWAQSGSPAVAPLGLHLQNPSDAQAQPVKKLTWRFPAAPQIPTPPAAPQIPTSPTPVHLATPSEVAPTQGVTARCNETAVYVEVRKDLLSTSAPLNIAALTLGGCAAKGVDVSSQVLVYESPLHGCNSTLTVTTNELVYIFNLSTASAPLSSSPVLRSTAVKILIECHYLRFHNVSSSVLLPAWIPYASAQAAEEHLVFSLRLMMDDWISERPSDYYYHLGELINIEASVVQFNHVPLGVFVDSCVATAVPDINAVPRYSFIENHGCLVDAKLTHSSSRFMPQTQAAKLGFQMEAFKFQQVTSSWVYIACILKATAASAPADAEHKACSFLGNRWTAAYGADQVCSCCSSSCGLRKGRDLSSGQGLQLEKEVSLGPIMVLENVW